In one Neobacillus sp. CF12 genomic region, the following are encoded:
- the pabA gene encoding aminodeoxychorismate/anthranilate synthase component II — MIFMIDNYDSFTYNLVQYLGEIGETLIVQRNDTTTLAEIKMSQPDFLMISPGPGSPDEAGISLEAIKEFSGKIPILGVCLGHQSIAQVYKGDVVTAERLMHGKTSEIYHDGKTIFKGLPNPFPATRYHSLIVKRETLPDCLEISAWTKNGEIMALRHKELPVEGVQFHPESILTTCGKDLLKNFVQYYERIRSI; from the coding sequence ATGATATTTATGATCGATAATTATGACTCATTTACCTATAATTTGGTTCAATATCTAGGGGAAATAGGGGAAACGTTAATTGTCCAGCGGAACGATACAACTACTTTGGCTGAAATAAAAATGTCACAGCCTGATTTCTTAATGATTTCACCAGGACCAGGCAGTCCTGATGAAGCAGGTATTAGCCTAGAGGCAATCAAAGAATTTTCAGGGAAAATTCCGATTTTGGGTGTATGTCTCGGTCACCAATCTATTGCTCAAGTTTACAAGGGGGATGTTGTCACCGCAGAGCGATTAATGCATGGAAAGACCTCAGAAATATACCATGATGGTAAAACAATCTTTAAAGGGCTGCCAAATCCATTTCCCGCAACGAGGTATCACTCATTAATTGTGAAACGAGAAACACTGCCAGACTGTCTTGAGATTTCGGCTTGGACAAAGAATGGAGAAATTATGGCGTTAAGACATAAAGAGCTTCCAGTTGAAGGAGTTCAGTTTCACCCTGAATCCATATTAACAACATGTGGTAAAGATTTACTAAAAAACTTTGTTCAATACTATGAGAGAATAAGATCTATTTAA
- a CDS encoding IDEAL domain-containing protein yields MEKRLLNSPQQTDENNDSVIAEMFLNHALIEFRREVLRKEIDLSLQERNKEAFLQLSEELKKIS; encoded by the coding sequence ATGGAAAAGAGATTATTAAATTCACCACAACAAACTGATGAAAACAACGATTCTGTAATTGCTGAGATGTTTTTAAACCACGCCTTGATTGAATTTAGAAGAGAAGTACTCCGTAAGGAAATCGACCTCTCCTTACAAGAAAGAAATAAGGAAGCTTTCCTCCAGTTATCAGAGGAACTAAAGAAAATTTCATAG
- a CDS encoding ATP-binding cassette domain-containing protein, with protein MEKAVVITGLTKQYENGRGIQDIQLSIDQGEIMGVLGPNGAGKTTLLKCMTGLTLPDRGSVKLFGVDLLSNYKKAITPVGALIGPAVAYENMSPYKNLKMISRLYSGISHSDIEEALSLTGLTPYKDEKVSSFSMGMKQRFGIASALISKPSLIILDEPTNGLDIDGLLLLRKTIQEISRKSGVTFVISSHHISELEKLCNRFCFLIHGQASFYETGNEPLEDVYVKKVEVERKMNTILANSMNEIQKLLSKKITKLILFAAFLLPMLTKFLVNNLFLIDWMALPTENINFTLLDLFITMFIPLYIFIASTDIFTGEAERGTLFQVRPISRMEMFLSKLTAIGIITLFVLLLEWLSVMISSAIFDSTFEFTTIASTLGAFIISWFPLIVISAFAIMVALFIQSSVLAISSMFVLYLVMMFIPYILPASLYLLPSSYLDWYMQWLGDVSFRWILQTVTYLCSSFALFFSLGYYMFNRKEA; from the coding sequence TTGGAAAAAGCAGTCGTTATTACCGGACTAACAAAGCAGTATGAAAACGGCAGAGGAATACAGGACATTCAATTATCCATTGATCAGGGGGAAATAATGGGGGTACTTGGTCCAAATGGAGCAGGTAAGACAACATTATTAAAATGTATGACCGGTCTCACCTTACCGGATAGAGGAAGTGTAAAACTATTCGGTGTAGACCTTCTGAGTAATTATAAAAAAGCGATTACACCTGTTGGTGCGTTAATTGGACCGGCTGTTGCTTACGAAAACATGTCACCCTATAAAAATCTAAAAATGATATCTCGTTTATATTCGGGAATCTCCCATTCAGATATTGAAGAAGCATTGAGTCTGACTGGTTTAACACCTTATAAGGATGAAAAAGTATCTTCCTTTTCTATGGGAATGAAGCAGCGTTTTGGTATTGCCTCAGCCCTTATTTCCAAACCTAGTTTAATAATCTTAGATGAACCCACAAACGGTTTAGATATTGATGGATTACTGTTATTAAGAAAGACGATTCAGGAAATATCAAGAAAATCTGGAGTAACCTTTGTGATTTCCAGTCATCATATTTCAGAATTAGAGAAGCTATGCAATCGCTTTTGTTTTCTCATCCATGGTCAGGCCTCATTTTATGAAACTGGCAATGAGCCTTTAGAGGATGTCTATGTCAAGAAAGTGGAGGTAGAGAGGAAGATGAACACTATACTTGCAAATAGTATGAATGAGATACAAAAATTACTATCAAAAAAGATAACCAAACTGATTTTATTCGCTGCTTTCCTTCTACCTATGCTAACAAAGTTTCTTGTAAATAATCTATTTTTGATCGATTGGATGGCATTACCTACAGAAAATATTAATTTTACATTGTTGGATTTATTCATAACCATGTTCATTCCTCTTTACATTTTCATAGCCTCTACGGATATATTTACAGGAGAAGCAGAACGTGGAACCTTATTCCAAGTTAGGCCCATTAGTCGAATGGAAATGTTCCTTTCCAAATTAACCGCGATTGGCATCATAACCTTATTTGTTCTTTTATTAGAATGGTTGTCAGTGATGATTAGCAGTGCAATTTTTGATAGTACTTTTGAATTCACTACTATTGCTTCAACTCTAGGAGCATTTATTATTTCCTGGTTCCCCTTAATCGTTATCTCTGCATTTGCCATTATGGTAGCATTATTCATTCAGTCTAGTGTTCTTGCGATTTCTAGCATGTTTGTCCTATATTTAGTCATGATGTTTATTCCGTATATACTTCCCGCTTCCTTGTATTTGCTTCCATCTTCGTATTTAGATTGGTATATGCAGTGGCTTGGTGATGTGTCATTTCGTTGGATTTTGCAAACTGTCACCTATTTGTGCTCTTCTTTCGCATTGTTTTTTTCATTAGGCTATTATATGTTTAATAGAAAAGAAGCCTAA
- a CDS encoding HAMP domain-containing sensor histidine kinase — protein sequence MSIKLRLILSNIAMITVPIILFMITSFLLMIVFLGDIREIAEFLPESHSYHKTKQKDTLLFLALKEKSASNPKELLSKEYLETLDTDLEKIDSGLVIRKNDDVIYVTPELEKVRTQNLPDFGTEKSFRSLEEIGDQTFAIKQHDFYLQDGSEISLFLMRDASPWNKFVRTFFPILFGLCLLILIATNGLLAYFVSKSIIKPINQLKKAAYFIKSGNLDHSIKPTKNDEIGQLTQAFEEMRIQLKESHEIQQQYEDNRKELIAHISHDLKTPITSIKGYIEGIRDGVADTPEKRTRYIQTIYAKAVDMDHLIDELFLFSKLDLGKVPFEFEKIDIKDYLIDYFEELSFDLRKQNVELNFQFTPTGCYDVLIDREKFKRVLANIINNSLKYMEKDKRELIISMRSTNENVEISIADNGPGIPEESIPFIFNQFYRAERSRNKLTGGSGLGLSIAKMIIEEHNGVIKLESILKVGTTITITLPHHNCSKEAKS from the coding sequence ATGTCTATTAAACTCCGGCTAATCTTATCAAATATTGCGATGATCACCGTTCCAATCATCTTGTTCATGATTACATCATTTCTTTTAATGATTGTTTTCCTCGGTGATATTCGGGAAATTGCTGAATTTTTACCAGAAAGTCATAGTTACCATAAAACAAAACAAAAGGACACATTGTTGTTTCTAGCATTAAAAGAAAAGTCCGCATCTAATCCAAAGGAATTGTTAAGTAAGGAGTATTTAGAAACACTAGACACTGACCTTGAAAAAATCGATTCTGGATTAGTTATCCGTAAAAATGATGATGTAATCTATGTAACGCCTGAACTTGAAAAAGTTCGTACACAAAACCTGCCCGATTTTGGAACAGAAAAAAGCTTTCGCAGCCTAGAAGAAATTGGTGATCAGACTTTTGCCATTAAGCAGCATGATTTTTACTTACAAGATGGAAGCGAAATCTCGTTATTTTTAATGAGAGACGCAAGTCCATGGAATAAGTTTGTACGGACCTTTTTCCCTATTCTTTTTGGGTTATGTTTATTGATTTTAATTGCAACAAATGGATTATTAGCTTATTTTGTATCCAAAAGTATTATCAAACCAATTAATCAATTAAAAAAAGCAGCCTATTTTATTAAAAGTGGAAATCTCGATCACTCCATTAAGCCAACAAAGAATGATGAGATTGGTCAACTAACCCAAGCATTTGAAGAAATGAGGATCCAATTAAAGGAGTCGCACGAGATTCAACAACAATATGAAGATAACCGCAAAGAATTAATTGCCCATATTTCGCATGATTTAAAAACACCGATTACATCAATAAAAGGCTATATAGAAGGAATACGCGATGGAGTGGCCGACACCCCTGAAAAGAGAACACGCTATATTCAAACCATTTATGCGAAAGCTGTTGATATGGATCATTTAATTGATGAATTGTTTCTATTCTCTAAACTAGATTTAGGCAAAGTACCATTTGAGTTTGAAAAAATTGATATTAAAGATTATTTAATAGATTATTTTGAGGAATTAAGCTTCGACCTCAGAAAACAAAACGTGGAATTAAATTTTCAATTTACTCCCACAGGCTGTTACGATGTTCTAATTGATCGAGAAAAGTTTAAACGAGTTCTTGCAAATATTATTAACAATAGCTTGAAGTATATGGAAAAGGATAAAAGAGAATTAATCATATCTATGCGTTCTACTAATGAGAACGTAGAGATTTCCATTGCTGATAATGGACCAGGTATTCCTGAGGAGTCGATTCCCTTCATTTTTAACCAGTTTTATCGTGCAGAACGATCGAGAAATAAATTAACCGGCGGCAGTGGTTTAGGGCTTTCGATTGCAAAAATGATCATCGAAGAACATAACGGTGTGATAAAATTAGAAAGCATTTTAAAGGTTGGAACAACTATTACCATTACTTTGCCGCATCATAACTGTTCTAAGGAGGCCAAATCATGA
- a CDS encoding response regulator transcription factor — translation MKKILIIEDEKSIAELEQDYLEINGFHTEMVHTGDIGLQKALTKDFDLILLDVMLPNIDGFEICKKIRSIKDIPIIMVTAKKEEIDKIRGLGLGADDYLVKPFSPNEMVARVKAHLSRYERLSMKQNHESQGIYIRGLFIDRSSRRVFVNNQEITLTTKEFDVLTFLALNPEQVFSKDHLFERIWGYDSNGDVSTVTVHIRKIREKIEHNPSNPEYIETVWGSGYRFH, via the coding sequence ATGAAAAAGATTTTAATTATTGAAGATGAAAAAAGTATTGCCGAGTTAGAACAGGATTATTTAGAGATTAACGGCTTCCATACTGAAATGGTTCATACGGGAGATATCGGTCTTCAGAAGGCGCTAACTAAAGATTTCGATTTAATTTTACTGGATGTTATGCTGCCAAACATTGACGGTTTTGAGATTTGCAAAAAAATTAGAAGTATTAAAGATATCCCAATTATTATGGTGACAGCAAAGAAAGAAGAAATAGATAAAATTAGAGGACTTGGGCTTGGTGCTGATGATTATTTAGTTAAGCCTTTTAGTCCCAATGAAATGGTTGCTAGAGTAAAAGCCCATTTATCCCGATATGAGAGATTATCGATGAAACAAAATCACGAATCCCAAGGAATATACATCCGTGGTTTATTCATAGACCGATCATCAAGGCGTGTATTTGTAAACAATCAAGAAATTACCTTAACCACAAAAGAATTCGACGTCCTCACCTTTCTTGCTTTAAACCCAGAACAGGTCTTCAGCAAAGATCACCTATTTGAGAGAATTTGGGGTTATGACAGCAACGGAGACGTCTCCACCGTAACCGTCCACATCCGCAAAATTAGAGAAAAAATCGAACATAATCCCTCCAACCCTGAATACATAGAAACCGTATGGGGATCTGGCTATCGTTTTCATTAA
- a CDS encoding ABC transporter permease subunit, whose amino-acid sequence MNKNIILTIVQKDIKATFSSKKVWVPMIITALLICIVIPSCIAFFGLRFDLVGSSAQDIEKPINAFINEFPNEEMRNTLSALPTLNYKFVFFFLTLMMIPFFLMVAIINSMVTSSNSFVGEKERNTLETLLFAPISIKDLFLGKVLASIIPTLCISFAAFIISFIIVNIITYPYFKVILYFNSTWMILMFWVIPILVLFNIILNVLISAKVKTFQEAQQFGGLLVLPIVGIIISQASGMFFLSPIILFLIGAGLLIANLILIKLVTKFNNRNALFQSQIH is encoded by the coding sequence GTGAATAAAAATATAATCCTAACCATTGTGCAGAAAGATATTAAAGCAACCTTCTCATCCAAAAAGGTTTGGGTTCCGATGATCATAACTGCCTTACTCATTTGTATCGTTATACCATCCTGTATTGCATTTTTCGGACTTCGATTTGATTTGGTTGGATCCTCTGCCCAGGATATAGAAAAACCAATAAATGCATTTATTAATGAATTTCCTAATGAGGAAATGAGGAATACACTGTCAGCTTTACCAACTCTTAACTATAAATTTGTATTTTTTTTCTTGACCTTAATGATGATACCGTTTTTCTTAATGGTAGCGATTATTAACTCAATGGTTACTTCATCTAATAGTTTTGTGGGTGAAAAGGAAAGAAATACGTTAGAAACATTGTTGTTTGCTCCTATTTCAATTAAGGACTTGTTTCTTGGTAAAGTACTAGCATCTATAATTCCAACGTTATGTATTTCCTTTGCAGCCTTTATCATTAGTTTTATTATTGTAAATATCATAACGTACCCGTACTTTAAAGTAATCTTATATTTTAACTCGACCTGGATGATTTTAATGTTTTGGGTCATTCCAATTTTAGTTTTGTTTAATATCATTTTAAATGTCTTAATCTCAGCCAAGGTCAAAACATTCCAGGAAGCCCAACAATTCGGGGGACTACTCGTGTTACCAATTGTTGGGATTATCATAAGTCAAGCAAGCGGGATGTTCTTCTTAAGTCCAATAATATTATTCCTAATAGGAGCTGGCTTACTAATAGCCAACCTAATCCTCATAAAACTAGTTACAAAATTCAATAACCGAAATGCTCTATTTCAAAGCCAAATACACTGA
- a CDS encoding ABC transporter ATP-binding protein produces the protein MTNIIEVNKVSKQFNNREILKDVSFTIKEGSINGLLGPNGAGKTTIIRLLNGVIEATHGNMKVMNFDPNMQGDKIRERVGIVTESASLYHDMTAWDNLVFFSKIYGKYDQKRITHLLKQFEMFNHKDQLVGSFSTGMKKRVALAKALLHKPKLLFLDEPTNGLDPEGINEVIHYLRKVNQEDGVTILICSHVLHQLETICDSYLFLNEGRIIEKGTKDELEGKYLKEVRLVVETGLRPLNSQSYKGYTFSRKRPNVLEFNLASKEEITPLLTNILSESWVHNCEITNRSLEAIYFKIRGGGEGE, from the coding sequence TTGACCAATATTATAGAGGTAAATAAAGTTAGTAAACAATTTAACAATCGTGAAATATTAAAAGATGTCTCATTCACAATTAAAGAAGGAAGTATCAATGGATTACTTGGTCCAAACGGGGCTGGAAAAACAACCATTATCCGTTTATTAAATGGAGTAATTGAGGCAACACATGGAAATATGAAGGTTATGAATTTCGACCCTAATATGCAAGGAGATAAAATTAGGGAAAGAGTTGGAATTGTAACGGAAAGTGCTAGTCTTTATCATGATATGACGGCATGGGACAATCTAGTTTTCTTTTCAAAGATATATGGTAAATACGATCAAAAGCGAATAACACATTTGCTCAAACAATTTGAGATGTTTAACCATAAAGACCAACTAGTTGGGAGCTTTTCAACTGGTATGAAGAAAAGAGTTGCACTTGCCAAGGCTCTATTGCATAAGCCTAAACTTCTATTTCTGGATGAACCGACAAATGGACTGGATCCAGAAGGAATCAATGAAGTAATACATTATTTACGTAAAGTGAATCAAGAAGATGGTGTAACCATCTTAATATGCTCTCATGTTCTGCATCAACTAGAAACAATCTGTGATTCGTACTTGTTCCTGAATGAGGGCAGGATAATCGAAAAAGGAACGAAGGATGAGTTAGAAGGGAAATATTTAAAGGAAGTCAGGTTAGTTGTAGAAACGGGACTTAGACCTCTTAATAGCCAAAGTTACAAGGGATATACATTCAGTAGGAAAAGACCTAATGTATTGGAATTTAATCTTGCCTCGAAGGAAGAGATTACCCCTTTATTGACGAATATACTTAGTGAGTCATGGGTACATAATTGTGAGATAACCAATAGAAGTCTTGAGGCTATTTATTTCAAAATTAGGGGAGGTGGAGAGGGTGAATAA
- a CDS encoding response regulator transcription factor → MSTKKGTILVVEDEEKIARVLELELEYEGYSVTKVMDGFEALEAFRTRNWDLILLDVMLPGLSGIEILRRIRNDDLLTPVILLTAKSSVEDKVSGLDLGANDYITKPFQIEELLARIRAALRIKLAEQPQTEDSDLLRFADLSINQKSREVIRAGEAIELTPREFDLLVYLMINKRQVLSRDQILEAVWGYDFFGDTNVVDVYIRYVRKKIDLPHLPSLIHTVRGVGYVMKDSK, encoded by the coding sequence ATGTCAACTAAAAAAGGGACCATTCTGGTTGTTGAGGATGAAGAAAAGATTGCAAGAGTATTGGAACTTGAGCTTGAGTATGAAGGCTATTCAGTAACAAAAGTAATGGATGGTTTTGAGGCTCTAGAGGCCTTTCGTACCAGAAATTGGGATTTAATATTATTGGATGTCATGCTGCCAGGATTAAGCGGGATTGAGATTCTTCGGAGGATTCGCAATGATGATCTCCTTACACCTGTCATTCTTTTAACAGCAAAGAGTTCTGTTGAAGACAAAGTGTCGGGTCTTGACCTAGGAGCCAATGATTATATCACAAAGCCATTTCAAATAGAGGAACTGTTAGCGAGAATCCGTGCTGCATTAAGAATCAAACTAGCAGAACAACCACAGACTGAGGACAGTGACCTGTTGCGGTTTGCTGATTTAAGTATTAATCAAAAATCAAGAGAAGTGATAAGAGCTGGCGAAGCGATTGAGTTGACTCCAAGAGAATTTGATTTACTCGTCTATCTTATGATTAATAAAAGACAGGTGTTGAGCAGGGACCAAATATTAGAGGCAGTATGGGGATATGACTTTTTCGGAGATACAAATGTAGTTGACGTTTATATACGTTATGTAAGAAAAAAAATTGATCTCCCGCATTTACCCTCACTAATTCACACTGTTCGAGGCGTTGGTTATGTGATGAAGGATTCCAAATGA
- a CDS encoding ATP-binding protein encodes MKLRNKINLYTAFLFALLLLLINITIYYTFSTLLLDSELTTAHKEMEKVSDNFGESLGKVPDDSLLRSYVPINGMIQIVTEDNKNSPAVMSPGEQNLSKKESVFYKNEISKTIEYEERKYTFESMPIIMPDGSVANLQITKSMETSTNILSILRLVLILVTLLALIPVLISSRLLSNFITKPVTTMIKTMTEIRKSGTFKRLKVEGKSKDELFQMGQTFNHMIDLLELNFEKQEQFASNASHELKTPLTIIESYASLLKRRGLTEPQLFTESIEAIHSEALRMREMTEQLLMLARHHEQWNIELKQVNLNQLLNQTIKTFKNAYNREIKFNTDKEVPIFIESDEKKLKQVLFIFLDNARKYSDDSISVELGSRNEEIYIKIIDHGIGIQESEIPKVFDRFYRVDKARSRKQGGSGLGLSIAKEIADAIGIGLQLESAVGIGTTATLLFKKV; translated from the coding sequence ATGAAACTACGAAATAAAATCAACCTTTATACAGCCTTTTTGTTTGCCTTGCTACTGTTGCTCATAAATATTACCATTTATTATACATTTAGCACGTTACTCCTCGACAGCGAACTTACCACCGCACATAAGGAGATGGAAAAAGTATCCGATAATTTCGGAGAATCTCTAGGAAAAGTTCCCGATGATTCCCTTCTTAGATCCTATGTTCCTATCAACGGAATGATTCAAATTGTGACGGAGGATAACAAAAACTCGCCTGCGGTTATGAGTCCTGGTGAGCAAAACCTAAGTAAGAAGGAATCAGTATTTTATAAAAATGAAATCAGCAAAACAATTGAATACGAGGAACGTAAGTATACTTTTGAATCAATGCCTATCATCATGCCAGACGGTAGTGTTGCTAACCTTCAAATCACTAAAAGTATGGAGACATCAACAAATATTTTATCCATTCTTCGCCTTGTGTTAATCTTGGTTACACTACTTGCCCTGATTCCCGTTTTGATTTCAAGCCGGCTTCTTAGTAACTTTATTACAAAACCAGTTACGACCATGATTAAAACAATGACGGAAATACGGAAGAGCGGAACCTTCAAGCGACTCAAAGTAGAAGGTAAATCGAAAGACGAGCTCTTTCAAATGGGTCAAACATTTAACCATATGATTGACCTCTTAGAATTGAACTTTGAAAAACAGGAGCAGTTTGCTTCCAATGCTTCCCATGAACTTAAAACCCCTTTAACCATAATAGAGAGTTACGCGAGTCTTTTAAAAAGAAGGGGCTTAACGGAACCACAACTATTCACGGAATCGATTGAAGCTATTCATTCTGAAGCACTACGAATGAGGGAAATGACCGAGCAGCTCTTGATGTTAGCGAGGCATCATGAACAGTGGAATATCGAACTTAAGCAGGTGAATCTTAATCAGCTACTAAACCAAACTATAAAAACATTCAAGAATGCCTATAACAGGGAAATTAAGTTCAACACAGATAAGGAAGTTCCTATTTTCATTGAAAGTGATGAAAAAAAGCTCAAGCAAGTGTTGTTTATTTTTTTAGACAATGCAAGGAAATATAGTGATGACTCTATCTCAGTCGAACTTGGTTCAAGGAACGAAGAAATTTACATTAAAATAATCGATCATGGCATAGGTATCCAGGAAAGCGAAATTCCAAAGGTGTTTGACAGGTTTTATCGTGTAGATAAAGCTAGAAGCAGAAAACAGGGCGGTTCTGGTCTAGGTTTATCGATTGCCAAGGAAATTGCCGATGCAATAGGAATTGGATTACAACTAGAAAGTGCAGTTGGGATTGGAACTACTGCCACCCTTCTCTTTAAAAAAGTTTAA
- a CDS encoding PepSY domain-containing protein, with protein MKKISWFWVAICSIILVIAFVSFQQYGKLTPSADMLTEEEAKALVKERYQGSISSIKLSDKQYHIELEKENHLYTIKLESTSGKVLSFTQTDSETSKPTPSQTPPQTVGLPEERIREIILSQVVNGTIASLEKINNGSDSFYKAIVNDKEKQTTITVDAISGTVLSSTSTLINEPAKRLTENDAVKIARTQVQGELDDIWLETESDQPYYLVKIETNDDREATVQIHAITGDVKTVAWDDHENEPKGKDKNDDD; from the coding sequence ATGAAAAAGATATCTTGGTTTTGGGTGGCAATTTGCTCTATAATCCTTGTTATTGCTTTTGTCAGCTTTCAGCAATACGGAAAACTTACGCCCTCAGCTGACATGTTAACAGAGGAGGAAGCCAAGGCGCTTGTTAAAGAGCGTTATCAAGGAAGTATTTCATCAATAAAATTATCCGATAAACAGTATCATATTGAACTAGAAAAAGAAAATCATCTTTATACGATAAAGCTAGAATCAACTAGTGGAAAAGTTTTATCTTTTACACAAACTGATTCAGAAACGTCCAAACCAACACCATCACAGACTCCCCCCCAAACGGTTGGGTTACCTGAAGAGAGAATAAGAGAAATTATCCTATCACAGGTGGTAAACGGAACAATCGCTTCATTAGAAAAAATAAATAACGGCTCTGATTCTTTTTATAAGGCCATTGTGAATGATAAAGAAAAGCAGACTACGATTACAGTAGACGCTATTTCAGGCACTGTCCTTTCCTCTACTTCAACTTTAATAAATGAACCTGCTAAGAGATTGACTGAAAACGATGCTGTTAAGATTGCAAGAACACAGGTACAGGGAGAGTTAGACGATATTTGGCTGGAAACTGAGAGCGACCAACCGTATTACCTCGTTAAGATAGAAACAAATGATGATCGTGAAGCAACCGTTCAAATTCACGCTATTACTGGGGATGTAAAAACAGTAGCCTGGGATGACCATGAAAATGAACCAAAGGGAAAAGACAAAAATGATGATGATTGA
- a CDS encoding PepSY domain-containing protein has protein sequence MKNKFLIGAVAGLLVLGGAIAVGASKNDSLPEDSSSVINLETQNLPELKEGQELELETEHGQTFYKIETDDDSSNSSSATSTNTSALSIEEASKIATNEVNGKITKIEKEMEHGRLEYKFEIQSDQGEADVRVDAETGKITRVEFDDDSRDDRVEDDDDDKGRGRGRGSDD, from the coding sequence ATGAAAAACAAATTTTTAATTGGTGCAGTAGCAGGTTTACTAGTTTTAGGTGGTGCAATTGCGGTTGGAGCCTCAAAGAATGATTCTCTTCCTGAGGATTCATCGTCCGTTATCAACCTTGAAACACAGAACTTACCCGAACTCAAAGAAGGTCAAGAATTGGAGCTCGAAACCGAACATGGTCAAACTTTTTATAAGATAGAAACTGATGATGACAGCAGTAATTCTTCCTCTGCCACATCAACAAATACTTCTGCACTATCTATTGAAGAAGCATCAAAAATCGCGACAAATGAAGTAAACGGAAAAATAACCAAGATTGAAAAAGAAATGGAACATGGCAGACTTGAATATAAATTTGAAATTCAGTCAGACCAAGGCGAGGCAGACGTTCGAGTAGATGCTGAAACTGGAAAAATCACAAGAGTAGAGTTTGATGATGACAGCAGAGATGATCGAGTCGAAGACGATGATGATGACAAAGGCAGAGGTAGAGGCAGAGGCAGTGACGATTAA
- a CDS encoding alpha/beta hydrolase produces the protein MGELFSGIPYLRMGAGEPLVFIHGLGEIKEGWSNQFEFAEQYDLIIPDLRGHGEYITTEKISISSFAFDIICLLKGLGIESAHICGLSMGGMVAQEIYRQAPEMCRSLILVSTFHYAPKRFGELFLKFRKARAESLSLQEQKNMAARVCLYSWTESNFEDFFKFYQPNREFYLPSMKACLEVNNLCLLPKIKVPTLIIGGQYDAVTPVWIQLLMHKQIRHSEFVIFRNTGHIAKLEAKKSFNEVLRNFLHKQKKAS, from the coding sequence TTGGGTGAGTTATTTTCTGGTATCCCCTATTTACGAATGGGCGCTGGTGAACCATTGGTTTTTATTCATGGTCTTGGCGAAATAAAGGAAGGCTGGTCCAACCAGTTTGAGTTCGCAGAGCAGTACGATTTGATTATTCCAGATTTACGGGGACATGGGGAGTATATTACAACTGAGAAAATTTCCATTTCTAGCTTCGCATTCGATATTATTTGCTTGTTAAAGGGGCTCGGAATTGAAAGCGCTCACATTTGTGGATTATCAATGGGTGGGATGGTGGCACAAGAAATCTATCGTCAAGCACCAGAAATGTGTAGGTCCCTTATACTCGTAAGTACATTCCATTATGCACCCAAACGGTTTGGTGAGCTATTTTTAAAATTTCGTAAGGCTCGTGCAGAGTCTCTTTCCCTCCAAGAGCAAAAAAATATGGCAGCACGGGTTTGTCTCTACTCTTGGACTGAAAGTAACTTTGAGGATTTCTTTAAATTTTATCAGCCTAACCGTGAATTTTATCTGCCATCAATGAAAGCCTGTCTTGAGGTTAATAATCTATGTCTGCTTCCAAAAATTAAAGTTCCAACCTTAATAATTGGCGGACAATATGACGCAGTCACACCTGTCTGGATCCAATTATTAATGCATAAACAGATTAGGCACTCTGAATTTGTTATTTTTAGAAATACAGGACATATTGCTAAGCTCGAAGCAAAGAAATCCTTTAACGAGGTTCTGCGGAATTTTTTACACAAACAGAAAAAAGCAAGTTAA